The Lutra lutra chromosome 7, mLutLut1.2, whole genome shotgun sequence genome segment gctctctgctcaacaggagcctgcttctccctctccctctgctgcttcccctgctcatgctctctctttctgtcaaataaataaattaatttttttaagattttatttatttgacagagagagggatcacaagtaggcagagaggcaggcgggggcgggggagcaggctccccactgagcagcgaaccccatgcagggcttgattccaggatcctgagatcatgacccaagctgaaggcagaggcttaacccacttagccacccaggtgccccaataaattaaatatttttaaaaaatcatttctctagCACCCTTAATTGGCCAGTTTCTTTAGATTGGAAAGTTGGATTCCCCCTTTACATCAAGGAGGCTAGTTAAAAGAATTTGTACTCGGGCTTTATGTCAGGCAAGGAAGTAAATCACTAGCATGAGCCTTGATCAAAGCAGTCAGCCTGACAACTTACTTAAGTGGAAGAAGACCAGAATTTGTTTCTTGAATTGGTCAAAAGTTGAGGCAGATCTGCTGGCCCTTTAGTCTGTCCAGCAACTCCCAGTGTGATACGCATTTTGTTGAGTGTTGTATCAACACCGCAGCTTTAGCGGCTGTCCAGGGAGCCTTTTCTTCCCCCGGTAATGGGCTTTCGATTGAAAACAGGCTTTGCGTTTCCCGGGACCCAGCTCATAATATCAAATACTTAGTATTTGCCACATGCTTCGCTAAGTGCTTTTGAATTCatgacagatttttattttctcttattgagTCTTCAAAATAAACtccattttacaaaaaagaaaccacaagtTAAGAGATTTGCCCAAGATCTCCTGGCCCGTGAAAGGCACGGCCACAACTCCAagtctgttgcttttcttttcttttttttttttttaaagattttatttatttatttgacagagagagatcacaagtagacggagaggcaggcagagagagagagagagggaagcaggcttcttgctgagcagagagcccgatgtgggactcgatcccaggaccctgagatcatgacctgagccgaaggcagcggcttaacccactgagccacccaggcgccccaagtctgtTGCTTCTCTTATGTCACGGTGTTGGGCGTCATAACCCAATCCTGTACCTTTATAATATCTAATGAGACTCTTTCATTTGGCATAAATGCCATGACCCTTGGGAACTCTTTAGAGTCTCTAGGTGGTTCTTCTGTGGACTCAACTCAGATAAGCAAATCTGTTAGAAATAGATTCTCAGGCAGATTTGAAACCTCTTTGGAGTTTAAAGAGTATTAATTTGAGTTACTGAATGTTACCTGAAATACTGACTGTCCCACCCAACTAATTATGAATGCTGGGCCTGGGGCTCATCCCTTTCTTGGGTTTTTTAAGTTCCTTGAGCACCTGCGCCATTGAGCGGAGCAGTGGCTGCTTAGCTCCCTTAGCCACTGGTGCGATTGTCCTTACTTTCTTGTTAGATGTaggtcttttctctctcttttttaactttgccttaaaaaaatattttgtggttttggCAGTTTCCGTTTCTGGTACATTTCTTGACTAATGGTGAATGTTCTGATTTTCTAACTAATTCTTATGTGTTCCCTCTAACTCTGGGAAATTGTATCCTATATCCCTGACTCTCTTCTTGAAGACTGCTGTTGTCCTGATTGTCCAGTCCTTTCCCATTCTGAAACTCAAGAGCAAGACCTGTTTCTCTTCATCCTCCCAGACCATACAGGTACAGATCTGTGCTCAAAGGTTTGCCAGGGGAGTGATTTTATAACCATCCTTTCCTGAGCAACTCTGCATTTGTTGTCATTCCTTTTCACCAGACTCACGTATGTCTAATTTAAATTTCTGCTTTTCGCTTCCTCTGTTGTCCTCTGCACCTTTCATGTCCATCAAGTTCATTCTGGTTTCCTCCATTTGTGTAGTTTCTCTGCAACTAACTTGCTTTGTACTTGAATtaactcatctgtgaaataggcaTAATGCTAGTCATTACTACATCAAAATAGTTTTGGTGATCAAAGGAGCATGCATGTAAGTACTTGTGAAAAGATGTTACTTATAATCGATTCTAGTTCGGTGAAAATGTAGCAAATATAACACACATGTCCTTTATTTCAAGCAATCTTTGATTAAAAACCATGGTGTAGTTCAGATGTTTTGTTGGTGTTGGTTGTAACAGGAGTTGCCATGTATCTTTTACCCCTTCATCATCTCTAGGATTGTCTTGTGAAGCTTGTGTATGTTTCCCATGGCTATCCTTTAAGTCTGTAGAAACCTGAAAAGGGCCCAGTGTGAGCGCTGAAGAGCTTCCCTGAGGGCCCCCACCGGACTCACTGTCAGTCTTCCCAGTGGGATGGAGGCCCTTAGACTTCCCTTGCCATCACGGTATGCTTGGGGAATGGGCAGTGGACAGCCGAGATCTCACTCTAAACCAGAGCCTGGCACACTCCCAGTGTGAGTCTGGGACATTGAGACATTGAGTCTGGAAGGGCTATCTTGAGCCACCCGCCCTCTCTGCTGGGCCTAATGCTTCTCATTCCCGGCACATGTTTCCTGGCGGCCGTGGAGCTGCTaccctcttctttctccaggGTCCCTAGAGGCCCCTTGCTTGCTGTGCTAGCCTGACAGATAAAACGATCCCTCTGGGAGCACCTGAGGTCAGTCTTGGAGCTGTGAACGCAGGCTTGACTGGTCAGAACagaacccccagccccagggtccCCTGCAGAATTGAGGGCAAACTCTAAATTCAGTgcctgctccccttctccctgagAAATCTAAACCAGCTCGATGTTTACACTCATGATGATAAAACGGGAGTGGGGTGTGGTTTAGGGAAATAGCGTCCACCCTGCATGACTTTGGGAACCTGATAGAGTGTTCCAAGCCTACCCAAAGGCTGATTCGACTGTGACATCTAGGCGAGCGACTCAACCTCTGAGCCtgtttcagttataaaatgagagagaaacCTACCAAATAAGGTTCCTTCAAACATGAAGTGAAGCAGCACTCAATTAATACCAGCTCCCGTGTGTTCCCATTATTTCTACGTCCGTGggccagaggagaggaagggggtcACAGAGGGAATGGTTATTATGGGGAGGTGATAAGAGCTATATCTGTACACCGGGGCTAAGCAGTGACAAGAATGCAGAGAGGTGTAAATGCCAGGGAGGGGGATGAGAAGCAAGGAGACCAGGGAAAAAGCCAGGGCCAGAAATGGAGTGTCCCTGTCCTGTGTGTTCAGCATGACATCCAGCCTCTGCTCCATACTTCCCCTTTTAGAGCGGTGACCCGCAGAGCTAGCTGGCCTTGCCGCGCTAGATACACGCAGGGGCAATCCCAAGTACCATTACTGAGCCAGACTGGGGAGTGGGGTCTGTCCCAGCTGCACGGTGCAGAGCCCCGAATCCCGGGGTGGGTCTGCACCCCACGCCTCCATCATTCACTCCTTTGGCACTCTGTTTCTCCAGTGAGATGGTAACTCCTTTGGCCACAGGGAATGATCTTTTGTCTCCCTCCTCCCGTGCCTAGCATGGTGCTCCTGAACATTGGTGTTCAGTAATCATTTGAGCAAAAACAAATGTATTATTCTTGAGCACAGTGTTTTCACTCATTAAGTGCTGGCGCTGAGCCAGAAGTTCTTTCTAAAGACAAGGACGGACTTGGGAGAAGGAGGATACTGGGTGTGAGAGGCCAGTCCTGTGGGACTGCTCCTTCCTGCCACAAAataactgctaaaaaaaaaaaagtaaaattattacaTTTAGGGCAAcactatttttactattttatagttgaagaaagTGAGGTTCAACGAGGTCACACTGTTTATTATGAATTCCTGGTCCGGTGCTCTTTCCACTTCCTGACCCAGAGATCTGCGTCCTACCCAAGGGATAGGCCAGGCTCCCCCCGGTACAGCGTCCCTTCTTGGACGCTCTGCGCTGCCAGCCCGAGCACCTGCTGTGGTTTCTGCAGCACCTGGGGAGCCCTGGCGGGGAGAGGGCAAGGAGCACGGTGAACACGGTCTCATTCCCTAAGAGGGAGGGGCGCAGGCATTTTATGGTTCGGTTGGTGCCTGGCACTTTGCTGGACACTGTAGTGCCACCCCCGCTTTTACCCTTGTAAAGAGAGGTTCCGAGGCAAAGTAACCACTCGTGGACGAAAGCCAGTGGGAGCCGCGAAGCGGCCGCCAGGGAAGCGGGCTTTGCCCGGGGTCAGGGGCCTCTGCTGGCGGGTGGTGCGCACGGATGCCAAAGCCCTGCGGCAGCGATGCCCATGTGGCCGCGGGAGCGCAAGCGCCCAGCCGGGGGGGAGTGGGGGTCCTGCCCAGCCCAGTGTCCTGTGGTGGCGGGGCCCGGGTGGCGGCGAGCGCGCGGGGGGCGGGCTCTTCGGGACAGGCTCCGCCCCCAAGGGAGAGGGTTTAAAAGGAGGGAAGGCGGCTCCCCCGGCTTCAGCCACTGCCAAGCGTGCCAGGGCAGAGGAGCGGCGGGGATACAGCCATGACCTTGCAAGCGGGGGGTTCTCGGCTGTTCGGCGGACTCCTGCTCTTCGCTCTGCTCGCTGCCGGCGCCGCGCCGCTCAGCTGGGATCCCCCAGAGCCCCGCATCCGGGCCAGCAAGATCCGAGTGCACCCTCGGGGCAACCTCTGGGCCACCGGTAAGTCTTCGGGACCCGGGCAAGCGCCCCTCACCATGCTCTGATCCCATTTTTCTTGTCAGGCCGTTCCTCAGCCAGGGACACTAGTGTCCACGCTGGTGAGGACCCTGGAACTCGTCTAATTTAATAGATGGGAAACTTGAGACCCAGACAGTTCAGTGACTTGGCTAAGATCACTCAGCCAGTTAAAGCGGAgctggggctggatcctagaTCTGCCTGCCAGCCGGAGCCCCTTGCCTTAGGCAGCAGTCTGCTGAACCTTATTCTGACTTTTGGTGTGTCTTCTCTTTGCACCTCTACCCTCCAGACACCTCTTCATTCCCCACTTTCCTCCTTgccctctcctgtccctcctgcAAGCAGGCAGCACAACTGGCAGACTTTCTCCCTTGCCATGTGCCAGCCTCTCTGCCATCTCCACCTGTTCAGGAACAGCCGAAGTACAGGCTTTGCCACCCTACGGGGGCATTTGTGTCTcctggtgaggaggaggaggaagactgaCCTTGGATCTTGCTGTCACGAGAACTGAAAGTTGAGAGAGATGGGGAGCTTTCCCACTGGGATAGGATCCTCGCTCCCCAACTTCCTTGTGCCTTGGCGCCTCCTTTTTAGGTCACTTCATGGGTAAGAAGAGCCTGGAAACCCCCAGCCCATTCCTCTTGGGGACAGCTTCCCACATCTCCCTGAGGGACCAGAGACTCCAACTGAGTCATGATCTTCCCAGGATCCTCCTGCTAAAGAAAGTCCTGGGCATGAGCCTTAGCAGCCCAGCACCTCACCCCCAGGTGAGCCAAGCTCCTACCTCAGGCCCAGGAGAGGCCTAGCCAAGGCTGCTGCTGGTTCTAGCATTAGGCATCAGGTGTGACAGACCCCCAAGGTGTGATGGGCCCCAGAAAGCCGGGGATTCCAGGCTCTCCTTGTGATCCAGAGCCAAAGGGAGAAGACTTCAAAGAAACTGACCTTTCCAGCAAACCTCACAGAGCAAGAAGTAGGAAAGAAATTTCCCCTCACCTAGTCCCCAGTCTGAAGTCACAGCCTAGGAGTAATTAGCAAGCTTCTTGCAGCAGGACGTCCCCTGCCCCAGACTTGCCCTATCCCAGCTCTCCACCTTTGCTGTGCCTCGTTTGTATTTGTGGCTACAGTTGGGACCCTGAGACCCAGAAAGGAGAAGAGTCAGCACCCAAGATAGAGTCCAGACCTTGTTCAACTTGACCAGTGCTCTTCCCAGTCCCTCATCTGCCTCAGTGACCCTCAGCGcagtgtttctcaacctcagcactccTGACATtctgggctggataattctttgttgtgggggctgccCTGTGCTTTGGAGGGAGTTTAGTAGTATCCCTTGTCTCTACCCACTGGAGcattcttcccccaccccatttgtgacaaccacaaaaaaaatgcctccagacattgccagagcTCTCGTGAGGGGAAAGAGGTAGGAAACCAAATTACCCCTGGTTGTAGATCACTGAGTTAGGACATTCAAGATCCCTAAGCTAGAGCCAAGACAGCTTCAGTCTCTAGTCTGGTAGAAGGGCAGCTCCTCAATTCCCTGCTCCTGGTGCTGTCCACAGCCCATACCACCTTCCCTCGTACTTTGTTACTGTGCCCAGAAGGCCGTGTAGTGTGGTAGAATGTGGCTTCTGGTGACAGCGAGCTAAGCTCATAACCTAGCTATTTAGTAGGGACCTCAAAGACCTCatcttcctcatttataaaatggggatgatgaggATAGCGCCCATCTTGTATTAAATGAGACCATTTGTGTCACGTGCTCAgcgtggtgcctggcacatagaaagcacTTAGTAAGCACCTGTCACAGACTCACCTTCATATCCCCCACTGTG includes the following:
- the NMB gene encoding neuromedin-B isoform X1 — its product is MTLQAGGSRLFGGLLLFALLAAGAAPLSWDPPEPRIRASKIRVHPRGNLWATGHFMGKKSLETPSPFLLGTASHISLRDQRLQLSHDLPRILLLKKVLGMSLSSPAPHPQEAAGPDAAEGVPLMRKRRRRDLDCAHPGKVLSGTLVAAPSGCKTWAQMSVTPLL
- the NMB gene encoding neuromedin-B isoform X2, with amino-acid sequence MTLQAGGSRLFGGLLLFALLAAGAAPLSWDPPEPRIRASKIRVHPRGNLWATGHFMGKKSLETPSPFLLGTASHISLRDQRLQLSHDLPRILLLKKVLGMSLSSPAPHPQYRRLLAQMLQKGCP